A single region of the Leptothrix cholodnii SP-6 genome encodes:
- the truA gene encoding tRNA pseudouridine(38-40) synthase TruA: MRLALGLSYRGSAYRGWQSQTNGATVQDVLEAALCRFAATPIRVSCAGRTDAGVHALNQVVHLDTDRDREPFSWVRGTNTYLPPDVAVQWCRPVPDAFHARNAARARRYAYVLLESPVRPAMEAGQVGWIFRPLDQARMEASAALLIGEHDFSAFRSADCQALSPVKQMRTIRIGRHGPYWRFDFEASAFLHHMIRNLMGCLIAVGTGARDPAWLAGVLASRDRRLAAPTFSPDGLYFLGPRYDAELVLPEHTPAFDWLPGA, from the coding sequence TTGCGTCTGGCGCTGGGCCTGAGCTACCGCGGATCGGCCTACAGGGGCTGGCAGAGCCAGACCAACGGGGCGACCGTCCAGGATGTGCTCGAAGCGGCCTTGTGCCGCTTTGCCGCCACGCCGATCCGCGTCAGCTGCGCCGGGCGCACCGATGCGGGGGTTCACGCGCTCAATCAGGTCGTCCACCTCGATACCGATCGCGACCGCGAGCCCTTTTCGTGGGTCCGTGGCACCAACACCTACCTGCCGCCGGACGTGGCGGTCCAGTGGTGTCGGCCTGTGCCCGATGCCTTCCATGCCCGCAATGCGGCGCGAGCCCGGCGCTATGCCTATGTGCTGCTCGAGTCGCCGGTGCGTCCGGCGATGGAGGCCGGGCAGGTCGGCTGGATCTTCCGCCCGCTGGATCAGGCGCGCATGGAGGCCTCTGCGGCCTTGCTGATCGGCGAGCACGACTTCTCGGCTTTCCGGTCGGCCGATTGCCAGGCGCTGTCGCCGGTCAAGCAGATGCGCACCATCCGGATCGGCCGGCATGGCCCGTACTGGCGCTTCGATTTCGAGGCTTCCGCGTTCCTGCACCACATGATCCGCAACCTGATGGGGTGCCTGATCGCGGTCGGCACCGGTGCACGCGATCCGGCCTGGCTCGCCGGGGTTCTGGCGTCGCGTGACCGCCGGCTGGCGGCGCCGACCTTTTCTCCCGACGGGCTGTATTTTCTGGGCCCGCGCTACGATGCCGAGCTTGTTCTGCCCGAGCACACACCCGCTTTCGACTGGCTGCCGGGGGCCTGA
- a CDS encoding phosphoribosylanthranilate isomerase gives MILSPARTRIKICGLTRPGDVDVAVAAGADAIGLVFYPRSPRHVSLALASDLARRLPPFVTPVGLFVNASPEDVERACEQIPNLLLQFHGDETPAQCEASGRPYLRAARMDPGFDLLNFARSYTSAQAILLDAHVEGYGGGGKVFDWSLIPSDVPRPVVLSGGLNPANVTDGVLRVRPWAVDVSSGVESAKGIKDAVLMRQFCEAVRDADARSIDASSGY, from the coding sequence ATGATTCTTTCGCCTGCCCGAACACGCATCAAGATCTGCGGCCTGACGCGGCCCGGTGACGTGGATGTGGCCGTGGCTGCCGGCGCCGATGCGATCGGTCTGGTCTTCTATCCACGCAGCCCGCGCCATGTCAGCCTGGCCCTGGCGAGCGATCTGGCTCGGCGCCTGCCACCCTTCGTGACCCCGGTCGGATTGTTCGTGAATGCGTCGCCGGAAGACGTCGAACGGGCCTGCGAGCAGATCCCGAACCTGCTGCTGCAGTTTCACGGTGACGAAACACCGGCGCAGTGCGAGGCCTCGGGCCGACCGTATCTGCGTGCTGCGCGCATGGATCCGGGTTTCGACTTGTTAAACTTCGCACGCTCCTACACCAGCGCCCAGGCCATCCTGCTCGACGCCCATGTCGAGGGTTATGGCGGCGGCGGAAAGGTCTTCGATTGGTCGCTCATTCCCTCAGACGTGCCCCGTCCGGTCGTTTTGTCTGGTGGGTTGAATCCTGCAAACGTGACCGATGGAGTGCTTCGCGTCCGGCCGTGGGCCGTTGATGTGAGTTCTGGCGTCGAGTCGGCCAAGGGCATCAAGGATGCCGTGCTGATGCGCCAGTTTTGCGAAGCCGTCCGTGATGCTGATGCGCGTTCGATCGACGCCAGCAGCGGATATTGA
- the trpB gene encoding tryptophan synthase subunit beta, with amino-acid sequence MFDYQQPDARGHFGIYGGSFVAETLSHALDELNAAYERYRHDPEFIAEFRNELAHFVGRPSPVYHAARMSREVGGAQIYLKREDLNHTGAHKINNTIGQALLARRMGKPRVIAETGAGQHGVATATICARYGMECVVYMGSEDVKRQSPNVYRMNLLGARVVPVESGSKTLKDALNEAMRDWVTNVENTFYIIGTVAGPHPYPAMVRDFQRVIGDECLVQMPALAGRQPDAVVACVGGGSNAMGIFYPYIPHEGVRLIGVEAAGEGMESGKHSASLQRGSPGVLHGNRTYVLQDANGQITETHSVSAGLDYPGVGPEHAYLKDIGRAEYVGITDAEALQAFHYLCRAEGIIPALESSHAVAYAMKLAKTMRPDQHVLVNLSGRGDKDIGTVADLSGADFYCRPSCRGQSVKGGDPSVVEIQRKAGGVQ; translated from the coding sequence ATGTTCGATTACCAGCAACCCGATGCCCGCGGGCATTTCGGGATCTACGGCGGCAGCTTTGTCGCCGAAACCCTGAGCCACGCGCTCGACGAACTGAATGCGGCCTACGAGCGTTACCGCCACGACCCCGAGTTCATCGCCGAATTCCGCAACGAACTGGCGCATTTCGTCGGCCGCCCGAGCCCGGTCTATCACGCCGCACGCATGAGCCGTGAAGTGGGCGGCGCGCAGATCTACCTCAAGCGCGAGGATCTCAACCACACCGGCGCGCACAAGATCAACAACACCATCGGCCAGGCGCTGCTCGCCCGGCGCATGGGCAAGCCGCGCGTGATCGCCGAGACCGGTGCCGGCCAGCATGGCGTGGCCACCGCCACCATCTGCGCGCGCTACGGCATGGAATGCGTGGTCTACATGGGCAGCGAGGACGTCAAGCGCCAGAGCCCCAACGTCTACCGCATGAACCTGCTGGGCGCGCGCGTGGTGCCGGTCGAGTCGGGCAGCAAGACGCTCAAGGATGCGCTCAACGAGGCGATGCGCGACTGGGTCACCAACGTCGAGAACACCTTCTACATCATCGGCACGGTGGCGGGGCCGCACCCGTATCCGGCGATGGTGCGCGACTTCCAGCGCGTGATCGGCGACGAATGCCTGGTGCAGATGCCCGCCCTCGCGGGCCGTCAACCCGATGCGGTGGTGGCCTGTGTCGGTGGCGGCAGCAACGCGATGGGCATCTTCTATCCCTACATCCCGCATGAAGGCGTGCGCCTGATCGGTGTCGAGGCGGCGGGCGAGGGCATGGAAAGCGGCAAGCATTCGGCCTCCTTGCAACGCGGCTCCCCCGGCGTGCTGCACGGCAACCGCACCTATGTGCTGCAGGACGCCAACGGCCAGATCACCGAGACGCACTCGGTGTCGGCCGGTCTCGACTACCCCGGCGTCGGCCCCGAGCACGCCTACCTGAAGGACATCGGCCGTGCCGAATACGTCGGCATCACCGATGCCGAGGCGCTGCAGGCCTTCCATTACCTGTGCCGCGCCGAGGGCATCATCCCGGCACTCGAATCCAGCCACGCGGTTGCCTACGCGATGAAACTGGCCAAGACCATGCGCCCGGACCAGCACGTCCTCGTCAATCTGTCGGGCCGTGGCGACAAGGACATCGGCACGGTGGCCGACCTGTCGGGCGCCGATTTCTACTGCCGGCCGTCGTGCCGCGGCCAGAGCGTGAAGGGCGGCGATCCGTCCGTGGTCGAGATCCAGCGCAAGGCCGGGGGTGTGCAATGA
- the trpA gene encoding tryptophan synthase subunit alpha — protein MSRIAATFARLAGQGRKALIPYVTAGDPFADITVDLMHAMAKAGADVIELGVPFSDPMADGPVIQRASERALSRNISTADVLAMVARFRETDDTTPVVLMGYANPVERYGPDRFVDDARAAGVDGVLVVDYPPQECEAFADRLRAADLDPIFLLAPTSTDARMADVGRIATGYVYYVSLKGVTGSGNLDTDAVARMIPRIRSHVSVPVGVGFGIRDAATAVAVARVSDAVVIGSRIIQLIENEPRERVVPVAAGFIAEIRTALDTLQGTHA, from the coding sequence ATGAGCCGCATCGCCGCCACCTTCGCGCGCCTGGCCGGGCAGGGCCGCAAGGCGCTGATTCCGTATGTGACTGCCGGCGATCCGTTTGCCGACATCACGGTCGATCTGATGCACGCCATGGCCAAGGCGGGTGCCGACGTGATCGAACTGGGCGTGCCGTTTTCGGATCCGATGGCCGATGGCCCGGTGATCCAGCGCGCCAGTGAACGCGCACTCTCGCGCAACATCTCCACCGCCGACGTGCTGGCGATGGTGGCGCGGTTCCGCGAAACCGACGACACCACGCCGGTGGTGCTGATGGGCTACGCCAACCCGGTCGAGCGTTACGGCCCGGATCGGTTCGTCGACGATGCGCGTGCGGCCGGTGTCGACGGCGTGCTGGTGGTCGACTACCCGCCGCAGGAGTGCGAGGCGTTCGCCGATCGCCTGCGTGCGGCCGATCTCGACCCGATCTTCCTGCTGGCGCCGACCTCGACCGATGCCCGCATGGCCGACGTCGGCCGCATCGCCACCGGCTACGTGTACTACGTGTCGCTCAAGGGCGTGACCGGCTCGGGCAACCTCGACACCGACGCGGTGGCCCGCATGATCCCGCGCATCCGCAGCCATGTGAGCGTGCCGGTCGGCGTGGGATTCGGCATCCGCGACGCGGCGACGGCCGTGGCGGTGGCCCGGGTATCGGACGCCGTGGTGATCGGTTCCCGTATCATTCAACTGATCGAAAACGAGCCGCGTGAGCGGGTGGTACCGGTGGCTGCCGGTTTCATCGCCGAAATTCGCACGGCCCTCGACACCCTGCAAGGAACACACGCATGA
- the accD gene encoding acetyl-CoA carboxylase, carboxyltransferase subunit beta — protein sequence MSWLDKLLPPKIQHTNPTDRRTVPEGLWVKCPSCETVLYKTDLEQNVNVCPKCTHHHRIDARARLDSFLDQEGRYEIGQEVVPVDALKFKDSKKYSERIKEAMEATGETDALVVMGGSVMSIPLVVAAFEFEFMGGSMGSVVGERFVRGVEAAIEQKVPFVCFTATGGARMQEGLLSLMQMAKTNASLTRLAKAKLPYISVLTDPTMGGVSAGFAFVGDVVIAEPKALIGFAGPRVIENTVREKLPEGFQRSEFLLEKGALDMIVDRRQLRSTIARTLAMLQRQSADAVA from the coding sequence ATGAGTTGGCTCGACAAGCTGCTGCCGCCCAAGATCCAGCACACCAATCCGACCGACCGCCGCACGGTGCCGGAAGGGCTGTGGGTCAAATGCCCGTCCTGCGAGACGGTGCTCTACAAGACCGACCTAGAGCAGAACGTCAACGTCTGCCCCAAGTGCACGCACCATCACCGCATCGACGCGCGTGCGCGACTCGATTCCTTCCTGGATCAGGAAGGGCGCTACGAGATCGGCCAGGAAGTGGTGCCGGTCGACGCGCTCAAGTTCAAGGACAGCAAGAAGTACTCCGAGCGCATCAAGGAGGCCATGGAAGCCACCGGCGAGACCGATGCGCTGGTCGTGATGGGCGGCTCGGTGATGAGCATCCCGCTGGTCGTGGCCGCCTTCGAGTTCGAGTTCATGGGCGGCTCGATGGGCTCGGTGGTCGGCGAGCGCTTCGTGCGCGGCGTCGAGGCGGCGATCGAGCAGAAGGTGCCGTTCGTCTGCTTCACCGCCACCGGTGGCGCACGCATGCAGGAGGGCCTGCTGTCGCTGATGCAGATGGCCAAGACCAACGCCTCGCTGACCCGCCTGGCCAAAGCCAAGCTGCCCTACATCAGCGTGCTGACCGATCCGACGATGGGTGGCGTGTCGGCCGGTTTTGCCTTCGTGGGTGATGTGGTGATCGCCGAGCCCAAGGCGCTGATCGGCTTTGCCGGCCCGCGCGTGATCGAGAACACCGTGCGCGAGAAGCTGCCCGAAGGCTTCCAGCGTTCGGAGTTCCTGCTCGAGAAGGGCGCGCTCGACATGATCGTCGACCGCCGTCAGCTGCGTTCGACCATCGCCCGCACGCTGGCCATGCTGCAGCGCCAGAGCGCCGACGCCGTCGCCTGA
- the folC gene encoding bifunctional tetrahydrofolate synthase/dihydrofolate synthase — protein sequence MSKTLADWLAHCERLHPVTIDLTLARVARVRERLGLAFDVPVFTVAGTNGKGSTCAMLEAILQQAGYRVGVYTSPHLVHFEERLRLNGEIVKEAQLLAHFEAVEAARGDEPLTYFEFTTLALLHCMAAQPLDAVVLEVGLGGRLDAVNVIDTDCAIITSIDLDHMDYLGADREAIGREKAGIMRAGKPVVVSDPQPPQSVLDRAAELGADLWCFGRDFNYAGDRQQWSWSGRARRHNSLGYPALRGANQLLNASGVLAALDALRPVLPVPAQAVRNGLAMVELPGRFQIVPGQPALVFDVAHNPHAAAVLAQNLDQMGYYPRTHAVLGAMADKDLPGLIQALLPMVDAWYCCDLPTPRAAGAARLAEAVGQARQARAPGLAPLPTASCSTHAGPVEALAAAVSAADPTDRIVVFGSFFTVGGVLSAGVPRLGSAHLG from the coding sequence ATGTCCAAGACCTTGGCCGACTGGCTGGCCCATTGCGAGCGCCTGCATCCGGTGACGATCGACCTGACGCTGGCGCGCGTGGCGCGTGTTCGCGAGCGCCTCGGCCTGGCCTTCGACGTGCCGGTCTTCACCGTTGCCGGCACCAACGGCAAGGGTTCGACCTGCGCGATGCTCGAGGCCATCCTGCAGCAGGCGGGCTACCGGGTGGGCGTCTACACCTCGCCGCATCTGGTGCATTTCGAGGAGCGCTTGCGCCTGAACGGCGAGATCGTCAAGGAGGCGCAGCTGCTGGCGCACTTCGAGGCGGTCGAAGCCGCGCGGGGCGATGAGCCGCTGACCTATTTCGAGTTCACCACGCTGGCCTTGCTGCACTGCATGGCCGCTCAGCCGCTCGACGCGGTGGTGCTCGAGGTCGGCCTGGGCGGGCGCCTCGATGCCGTCAACGTGATCGACACCGACTGCGCCATCATCACCAGCATCGACCTCGACCACATGGACTACCTCGGCGCCGACCGCGAAGCGATCGGCCGCGAGAAGGCCGGCATCATGCGCGCCGGCAAGCCGGTGGTGGTGTCCGACCCGCAGCCGCCGCAGAGCGTGCTCGATCGGGCGGCCGAGCTGGGTGCGGATCTGTGGTGCTTCGGCCGCGATTTCAACTACGCCGGCGACCGCCAGCAGTGGTCCTGGAGCGGCCGCGCGCGGCGTCACAACTCGCTCGGCTACCCGGCCTTGCGCGGCGCCAACCAGTTGCTCAACGCCTCGGGCGTGCTGGCCGCCCTGGATGCCTTGCGCCCCGTCTTGCCCGTGCCGGCCCAGGCGGTGCGCAATGGCCTGGCGATGGTCGAGCTGCCGGGCCGCTTCCAGATCGTGCCGGGCCAGCCGGCGCTGGTGTTCGACGTGGCGCACAACCCGCATGCCGCGGCGGTGCTGGCACAGAACCTCGATCAGATGGGCTACTACCCGCGCACCCATGCCGTTCTCGGCGCGATGGCCGACAAGGATCTGCCCGGGCTGATCCAGGCGCTGCTGCCGATGGTCGACGCCTGGTATTGCTGCGACCTGCCGACACCTCGTGCGGCCGGTGCAGCCCGTCTGGCCGAGGCGGTCGGCCAGGCCCGGCAGGCGCGGGCGCCGGGCCTGGCACCTCTGCCGACGGCTTCGTGTTCGACCCACGCCGGGCCGGTCGAGGCGCTGGCCGCAGCGGTTTCGGCGGCAGACCCCACTGATAGAATTGTGGTCTTCGGTTCGTTTTTCACAGTGGGTGGCGTTCTGTCGGCCGGCGTGCCACGCCTGGGAAGCGCACACCTCGGTTGA
- a CDS encoding SPOR domain-containing protein has protein sequence MPIQMGLFSSFQRKRDPRRQQRAAVAQDAASAERLRVRARRRLIGAAVLVVLAVIALPMVFESQPRPLDTSIAIVLPHKDAVQAPAPVAAPAPIPVPPPPPVPTLPDAPAQPLPQAAPPSSTAAIEASPPRQPAVTAPAPAAKPVMDNAAAEKAARERAARADRLAAEKAAEKAAERAAERAAAERAAAAAAAKAAADKAQAAAAKAESGTRFMVQVGAFAEAATVREARQRIEKLGLRATEQDVETAGGRRTRVRLGPFNSREEADRALAKLRAAGLPGAVVPL, from the coding sequence TTGCCGATCCAGATGGGTTTGTTCTCCTCCTTCCAACGTAAACGCGACCCCCGGCGTCAGCAACGCGCTGCCGTTGCACAAGACGCCGCATCGGCGGAGCGGCTGCGCGTGCGTGCCCGTCGTCGACTGATCGGCGCGGCCGTGCTCGTGGTGCTGGCCGTGATCGCCTTGCCGATGGTGTTCGAATCGCAGCCGCGACCGCTCGACACCTCGATCGCGATCGTGCTGCCGCACAAGGATGCCGTCCAGGCGCCTGCACCCGTCGCGGCGCCGGCGCCGATCCCGGTGCCGCCTCCCCCGCCTGTGCCGACGCTGCCCGATGCCCCGGCGCAGCCGCTGCCACAGGCCGCGCCCCCGTCGTCGACCGCTGCGATCGAGGCAAGTCCGCCACGCCAGCCGGCCGTGACCGCACCGGCGCCGGCGGCCAAGCCGGTGATGGACAACGCTGCAGCGGAAAAGGCTGCAAGAGAACGAGCGGCCCGCGCCGATCGCCTGGCCGCCGAGAAAGCCGCAGAGAAGGCCGCGGAGCGAGCTGCGGAACGGGCTGCCGCCGAGCGTGCGGCGGCCGCTGCGGCTGCCAAGGCGGCCGCCGACAAGGCTCAAGCCGCCGCCGCGAAGGCCGAATCCGGCACGCGGTTCATGGTTCAGGTCGGCGCATTCGCCGAGGCGGCGACCGTGCGCGAGGCTCGCCAGCGCATCGAGAAGCTCGGCCTTCGAGCCACCGAGCAGGACGTCGAGACGGCCGGTGGCCGTCGCACCCGCGTGCGGCTGGGGCCGTTCAATTCGCGCGAAGAGGCCGATCGTGCGCTCGCGAAGTTGCGTGCAGCAGGCCTGCCCGGCGCCGTCGTGCCGCTTTGA
- a CDS encoding CvpA family protein yields MAGIGWIDLFVIVVGLLSVLLGVLRGLVLEVMSVIGWLIAWLVAQAWAAPVGLTVAWMPMSPVARQALGFVLCFVVVLFAWRLLAWLVSQVLKATPLAPVDRLLGGVFGVLRAVLIVLVLVTLAGLTPLARQPFWAESRSVAATVWLLEGIAPLLPKDWTTPVRGAGRG; encoded by the coding sequence ATGGCGGGTATCGGGTGGATCGATCTGTTCGTGATCGTGGTCGGGCTGCTGTCGGTGCTGCTCGGCGTCTTGCGCGGGCTGGTGCTGGAGGTGATGTCGGTGATCGGCTGGCTGATCGCCTGGCTGGTGGCGCAGGCCTGGGCTGCGCCGGTCGGGCTGACGGTCGCCTGGATGCCGATGAGTCCGGTGGCCCGCCAGGCGCTGGGGTTCGTGCTGTGCTTCGTGGTGGTCCTGTTTGCGTGGCGCCTGCTGGCCTGGCTGGTCAGCCAGGTGCTCAAGGCCACGCCGCTGGCACCGGTCGATCGCCTGCTCGGTGGCGTCTTCGGTGTCCTGAGGGCGGTGCTGATCGTGCTGGTGCTGGTGACGCTGGCCGGCCTGACGCCCCTGGCACGACAGCCGTTCTGGGCTGAATCCCGCTCGGTGGCCGCGACCGTGTGGCTGCTCGAGGGCATCGCGCCACTGCTGCCCAAGGACTGGACGACACCCGTTCGCGGCGCTGGCCGCGGCTGA